DNA from Saccharicrinis carchari:
TCCAGTGTTGAGTTGGCCAAAAAGGATAGGGATAGACTGGACAAGCTAATGGTAGAATCAGATATCTGCAACCTGAAAAATATTAAAAATGAAAATAGTGCTATTCGCGATCAGTTTGACTATTTAATTCGTGTTAAATGCGACACGGTAGAAAAGCAGTTTAGCTTTTCCGATAACACCGTGCCTACCGATTTTTTGCCCTTAATAAATTATTTACTCCAGCTGGCCCTTTGGAAAAAAAGCTAATAATTGCGTTTATCGGCACCCCACATTAGCTTGTTGCGGAGGGTAGAGTTAAAATTGATGCCCGGCAGATCAATTACGTTGACACAAAAATCGGCTTTACGTATGTTAAGTTCATAGCCCTGATCAA
Protein-coding regions in this window:
- a CDS encoding protealysin inhibitor emfourin; the protein is MMNQPYTIFFERSGGFTGIPLSVQVSSVELAKKDRDRLDKLMVESDICNLKNIKNENSAIRDQFDYLIRVKCDTVEKQFSFSDNTVPTDFLPLINYLLQLALWKKS